The segment GCTGCGATCCGCAGCGCCTTCTCCTTCGCGCGCAGCGCGGCGAGGTGGATGGCCGAGCCGCTCATCACGGCCGCCCGAGAGGCGAACGTGCCCACCGCGTAGGGCATCTTGCGGGTGTCGCCGGTCGTGATCTCGACATCCTCGAACCGCACCCCGAGGGTGTCGGCGACGATCTGGGCGAACGCCGTCTGGTGGCCCTGGCCCTGCGTGGTGAGGCCGGTCGCGACCTTGACCTTGCCGGAAGTCTCGATGTGCACGTGGGCGCCCTCGTAGGGGCCGACGCCGGTGCCCTCGACGTAGCAGGCGAGGCCGATGCCGACCTTGCGTCCCTGGGCGGCCATCTCGGCGCGGAAGTCCTCGAACTCGTCCCAGCCCACGAGCTCCTTGAGCTTGACCAGCGAGGCCGGGTAGTCGCCCGAGTCGTAGGTCAGCTCGCGACCGTCCTGGAAGACCAGGCCGTGCTCGTAGGGGAACTCGTCGGGCTGGATGAAGTTGGTCGCCCGCACCTCGGTGCGGTCCTTGCCGAGGTAGGCCGAGATCGCGTCCATCGTGCGCTCCATGACGAAGCAGCCCTGTGGCCGGCCGGCACCGCGGTAGGGCGTGACGATGACGGTGTTGGTGTAGAGCGACTCGAAGACCACGCGGTAGTTGGCCGGCTTGTAGGGGCCGAGCAGCTGGGTCGAGGTGATGATCGGGACGATGAGGCCGTAGGGCGTGTAGGCGCCGTGGTCGTGCCAGAACTCGACGTTGAGCCCCAGCACCCGGCCGTCGTCGTCGAAGCCGACCTCGACGTGGTGCTGCTGGGCGCGCTCGTGCGCCGAGGAGATGAAGTGCTCGCGCCGGTCCTCGGTGAACTTCACGGGCCGCCCGAGCGTCATGGCCGCCAGCGGGACGAGGAGCTCCTCGGGCCACGGGTGGTTGATCTTCACGCCGAAGCCGCCGCCGACGTCGGGGGTGACCACGTCGACCTTGGCGAGGTCGAGGCCGAGCTTGGCGGCCACGCAGCCGCGCACGCCGGTCGACGTCTGGGTCGAGGACCACACCGTCAGGCGGGACGTGTCGGGGTCCCACCGGGCCACCGTGCCGCGCCCCTCCATCGGCGTACAGGCGGAGCGCTCGACGTCGAGGTCGAGGGTCAGCGTGTGGGGCGCCGTGGCGATGGCCGCACGGGCGTCGCCGTTCTCCTGCTCCATCCGGGCGCCGACGTTGTCGGGCACGTCGTCGTGCACGGCGTTCGCCGCCGCGCGGGCAGCCGCGATGCCGACGACGGGCTTGAGGAACTCGTAGTCGACGCGGATCCGGGACACGGCGTCCTCGGCGACGTAGCGGTCGACGGCGACGACGAAGGCGATCGCCTCGCCGACGTAGTTGACCTCGTCCCTGGCCAGCGCGTACTGGGTGCGGCCGTGGGTCAGGGTCGGGTGCGGGATGAGCAGCGGCAGCGGTTCGGCCATCGGACCGGTGAGGTCGTCCCACGTCCAGACGGCGATGACGCCCTCGAGGTCGAGCACGTCGGAGACGTCGATGTCGACGATCCGCGCGTGGGCGTGCGGCGAGCGCAGCACCGCGGAGTGCAGCAGGCGCGGGTCGTCGGTGAGCAGGTCGTCGACGTAGCGGCCCTGCCCGCGCAGGAAGCGCTGGTCCTCGACGCGCGCCACCTTGGCGCCGAACATCTTGGTGGTCATGCCTCACCCCGCTCGCGCTCGGCCACGATCTCGCTGGCGCGGAGCACCGACTTCACGA is part of the Nocardioides cavernae genome and harbors:
- the cutA gene encoding aerobic carbon-monoxide dehydrogenase large subunit, with protein sequence MTTKMFGAKVARVEDQRFLRGQGRYVDDLLTDDPRLLHSAVLRSPHAHARIVDIDVSDVLDLEGVIAVWTWDDLTGPMAEPLPLLIPHPTLTHGRTQYALARDEVNYVGEAIAFVVAVDRYVAEDAVSRIRVDYEFLKPVVGIAAARAAANAVHDDVPDNVGARMEQENGDARAAIATAPHTLTLDLDVERSACTPMEGRGTVARWDPDTSRLTVWSSTQTSTGVRGCVAAKLGLDLAKVDVVTPDVGGGFGVKINHPWPEELLVPLAAMTLGRPVKFTEDRREHFISSAHERAQQHHVEVGFDDDGRVLGLNVEFWHDHGAYTPYGLIVPIITSTQLLGPYKPANYRVVFESLYTNTVIVTPYRGAGRPQGCFVMERTMDAISAYLGKDRTEVRATNFIQPDEFPYEHGLVFQDGRELTYDSGDYPASLVKLKELVGWDEFEDFRAEMAAQGRKVGIGLACYVEGTGVGPYEGAHVHIETSGKVKVATGLTTQGQGHQTAFAQIVADTLGVRFEDVEITTGDTRKMPYAVGTFASRAAVMSGSAIHLAALRAKEKALRIAAEALEASEDDLEIADGVVSVRGTDASAGTRIDLGTVAVLSNPLRYAFDEASKAATQFSVGDPGKPPVAEDDEPGLEGKDFYSPPRSTFANGMHAVIVETDPDTAEIKILKYAVVHDCGNLINPMIVEGQIHGGVAQGVGGALYERMAYDESGQLLNASFMDFLMPYATEVPTSIDIDHLETPSPLNPLGIKGAGEAGVIPSAAVFAAAIEDAEGFPIMSMPISPSELFELRLAHADEPHPLTEESA